In one window of Gossypium hirsutum isolate 1008001.06 chromosome A01, Gossypium_hirsutum_v2.1, whole genome shotgun sequence DNA:
- the LOC107925573 gene encoding NAC domain-containing protein 90, with product MNKYRHIKMEDMPPGFRFYPTEEELVSFYLHKKLEAKTDDDLNHVMNRVIPVVDIYNFNPWDLPQFSDNLCHKDPEQWFFFIPRQESEARGGRPKRLTSSGYWKATGSPGYVYSSNSRPIGVKRTMVFYNGRAPNGKKTDWKMNEYKAIQDHVSLANATTPPILRQEFSLCRVYKKSKCLRSFDRRPPGILKMGESIPRLDNNHINRFTQIGMNDNSSTKKDVVDDDEYAFWDVDGFWNL from the exons ATGAACAAGTATAGGCATATAAAAATGGAGGATATGCCACCAGGGTTTCGGTTCTATCCTACTGAAGAAGAGCTGGTTTCGTTTTATCTCCACAAGAAGCTTGAAGCTAAAACAGATGATGATCTCAACCATGTTATGAATCGTGTTATACCAGTTGTCGACATTTATAACTTCAATCCTTGGGATCTTCCTC AATTCTCAGATAACCTATGTCATAAAGACCCAGAGCAATGGTTTTTCTTCATTCCAAGGCAAGAGAGTGAAGCTCGAGGAGGGAGACCAAAGCGGCTAACATCATCGGGGTACTGGAAAGCCACTGGTTCACCTGGTTATGTTTACTCTTCCAACAGTCGCCCCATAGGTGTCAAACGAACCATGGTCTTCTACAACGGAAGAGCCCCAAATGGGAAGAAAACTGACTGGAAAATGAACGAATATAAAGCTATTCAAGACCATGTTTCTTTAGCTAATGCCACTACACCTCCTATC ctAAGACAAGAATTCAGCTTGTGCCGGGTTTATAAGAAATCGAAATGTTTGAGGTCATTCGATAGACGGCCGCCAGGGATATTAAAGATGGGAGAATCGATCCCTCGACTCGATAATAATCACATTAATCGGTTTACTCAGATTGGGATGAACGATAACTCATCGACAAAAAAAGACGTTGTCGACGACGACGAATATGCATTTTGGGATGTTGATGGGTTTTGGAATCTTTAG